The following coding sequences are from one Humulus lupulus chromosome X, drHumLupu1.1, whole genome shotgun sequence window:
- the LOC133805745 gene encoding uncharacterized protein LOC133805745 produces the protein MDIQKVSEDAQCRIFSATLSDATQEWYFKFPLTNITSWEMFIKEFYKKIYASCIHSIEANQLVDIRQKEGEPLKEYIKRFVKAVAHAKTVGNEGNMMAIIAGVHLQSP, from the coding sequence atggatattcagaaggtttCCGAAGATGCTCAATGCAGGATTTTCTCGGCCACTCTATCTGATGCTACTCAGGAGTGGTATTTTAAATTTCCACTGACCAACATAACTTCATGGGAAATGTTCATCAAGGAGTTTTACAAAAAAATTTATGCTAGTTGCATACATTCAATCGAAGCAAATCAACTGGTAGATATAAGGCAAAAGGAAGGAGAGCCTCTCAAAGAGTATATTAAGAGGTTCGTGAAAGCAGTTGCTCACGCCAAAACGGTGGGAAATGAAGGAaatatgatggccattatagctGGGGTACATCTTCAATCCCCATAA